One region of Variovorax sp. J2L1-78 genomic DNA includes:
- a CDS encoding STAS domain-containing protein, producing the protein MSKEEPSGRLLSKVAKFVRNPLKDWAELDAQDSAASENGYSREMLKEMIERRQRNDFVRRREFDMLRKLRQREAAGARDPGQPSSLNLSSTSGKTEGRALTLKKIDEIEAQMSKQWWKGSPATTPTDDEPSINPEVLAAQRARAYADTAPQAADSTVPAVAEAPANAAAAHSAAVPLLVYDSALDEAAIRFAHGDDAGAESILLQSLLSDATQNDHNDIWLALLDLYRAIGDAEKFVAASTRYAQRMKRNGPEWVSLRALARGVQTSVAATGQHAADWRSPAQLSREGLVELTRALGGAGSVWTLDWRLLGGIDLAAAGPLKSLFAHWSASPVDVRFVGAGRLLAVLEKATPANERNTDETWWQLRMAALRLMNEVDLFELVALNYCITYEVSPPPWEEPQGRYAGVESTGMSRPAGLSMGMSIDGDAPESSTGSPEILGATLAGDLSGESESTWRRLDAEIAEAEMTDPTAPATIHCSALVRLDLAAAGTLLHWVTERDANGQRVQFVDAHRLIATFFKVVGIADHALVRVREN; encoded by the coding sequence ATGTCCAAGGAAGAACCGTCCGGCCGCCTGCTTTCGAAAGTGGCGAAGTTCGTTCGCAATCCGCTCAAGGACTGGGCCGAACTGGACGCGCAGGATTCGGCCGCGAGCGAGAACGGCTACAGCCGCGAGATGCTCAAGGAGATGATCGAGCGGCGCCAGCGCAACGATTTCGTGCGTCGCCGCGAGTTCGACATGCTGCGCAAGCTGCGCCAGCGGGAAGCAGCCGGCGCACGAGACCCGGGGCAACCCTCCTCGCTGAACCTCAGCAGCACCTCGGGCAAGACCGAAGGACGCGCCCTGACGCTCAAGAAGATCGACGAGATCGAGGCGCAGATGTCCAAGCAGTGGTGGAAGGGCTCGCCCGCCACGACCCCCACCGACGACGAACCGTCGATCAACCCCGAGGTCCTGGCGGCTCAGCGGGCCCGGGCGTATGCCGACACGGCCCCCCAGGCGGCCGACAGCACCGTGCCGGCGGTCGCCGAGGCGCCGGCCAATGCCGCCGCTGCGCACAGTGCAGCGGTGCCACTGCTGGTCTACGACAGTGCGCTCGACGAGGCAGCGATCCGCTTTGCGCATGGCGACGATGCCGGCGCCGAGTCGATTTTGTTGCAGAGCCTGCTGTCCGACGCGACCCAGAACGACCACAACGACATCTGGCTGGCGCTGCTCGACCTGTACCGTGCCATCGGTGACGCCGAGAAGTTCGTGGCGGCGAGCACCCGGTATGCCCAGCGCATGAAGCGCAACGGCCCCGAGTGGGTGTCGTTGCGTGCGCTGGCGCGCGGGGTGCAGACCAGCGTCGCGGCCACGGGTCAACATGCGGCCGACTGGCGCAGCCCGGCACAGCTCAGCCGCGAGGGCCTGGTCGAGCTCACGCGTGCATTGGGGGGCGCGGGTTCGGTGTGGACGCTCGACTGGCGCCTGCTCGGCGGCATCGACCTGGCCGCGGCCGGGCCGCTGAAGTCGCTCTTCGCGCACTGGTCGGCATCGCCGGTCGACGTGCGATTCGTCGGTGCCGGGCGCCTGCTGGCTGTGCTCGAGAAGGCCACGCCTGCCAACGAGCGCAACACCGACGAGACCTGGTGGCAGTTGCGCATGGCTGCGCTGCGGCTCATGAACGAGGTCGACCTCTTCGAACTGGTCGCGCTCAACTACTGCATCACCTACGAAGTCTCGCCGCCGCCCTGGGAGGAGCCCCAGGGCCGCTATGCCGGCGTGGAGTCGACGGGGATGAGCCGGCCGGCCGGGTTGTCCATGGGCATGAGCATCGACGGGGATGCGCCGGAATCGTCGACGGGTTCACCCGAGATCCTGGGCGCGACCCTGGCCGGTGACCTGAGCGGCGAGTCGGAGTCGACCTGGCGCCGACTCGATGCCGAGATCGCCGAGGCCGAGATGACCGACCCGACGGCACCTGCGACCATTCACTGCTCGGCCCTCGTGCGCCTGGACCTCGCCGCCGCCGGCACGCTGCTGCACTGGGTGACCGAGCGCGACGCCAACGGCCAGCGCGTGCAGTTCGTCGATGCGCACCGCCTGATCGCCACCTTCTTCAAGGTGGTGGGCATCGCGGACCACGCGCTGGTCCGGGTGCGCGAAAACTAG
- the hslU gene encoding ATP-dependent protease ATPase subunit HslU, producing the protein MSMTPQEIVSELDNHIVGQPAAKRAVAIALRNRWRRQQVEEPLRHEITPKNILMIGPTGVGKTEIARRLARLADAPFIKVEATKFTEVGYVGKDVDAIIRDLAEIAVKQTREKESAKFRMRAEDAAEERILDALLPPARLADGSASDTQNATRQAFRKKLREGALDDKEIEIDLAEARAPMEIMGPAGMEEMTEQLRGMFGQLGAGKRKTRKLKIAEAMRLAIDEEAGKLVNEDDIRALAIRNAEENGIVFIDEIDKVATRSDAQGSDISRQGVQRDLLPLVEGTAVTTKYGVVRTDHILFIASGAFHLSKPSDLIPELQGRFPIRVELQSLSIADFEAILMQTRASLVKQYQALLATEGVTLDFTPEGITRLAGIAFEVNERTENIGARRLSTVMERLLDEVSFDAARLGGQAIHIDAAYVDQRLAALSHDEDLSRFIL; encoded by the coding sequence ATGTCCATGACCCCCCAGGAAATCGTCTCGGAGCTCGACAACCACATCGTGGGCCAGCCGGCGGCCAAGCGCGCGGTGGCCATCGCCCTGCGCAACCGCTGGCGCCGCCAGCAGGTCGAGGAGCCGCTGCGCCACGAGATCACGCCCAAGAACATCCTCATGATCGGCCCCACGGGCGTTGGCAAGACCGAGATCGCCCGTCGCCTGGCGCGCCTGGCCGATGCGCCCTTCATCAAGGTCGAGGCGACCAAGTTCACCGAGGTCGGCTACGTCGGCAAGGACGTGGATGCCATCATCCGCGACCTGGCCGAGATCGCGGTCAAGCAGACGCGCGAGAAGGAAAGCGCCAAGTTCCGCATGCGGGCTGAGGATGCGGCCGAGGAGCGCATCCTCGACGCGTTGCTGCCCCCGGCCCGGCTGGCCGATGGCAGTGCGTCGGACACCCAGAACGCCACGCGTCAGGCCTTCCGCAAGAAGCTGCGCGAAGGCGCGCTCGACGACAAGGAGATCGAAATCGATCTCGCCGAAGCCCGTGCGCCGATGGAGATCATGGGCCCGGCGGGCATGGAGGAGATGACCGAGCAGCTGCGCGGCATGTTCGGCCAGTTGGGCGCTGGCAAGCGCAAGACGCGCAAGCTCAAGATCGCCGAGGCGATGCGACTGGCGATCGACGAGGAGGCCGGCAAGCTGGTCAACGAGGACGACATCCGTGCGCTGGCGATCCGCAATGCCGAGGAGAACGGCATCGTCTTCATCGACGAGATCGACAAGGTCGCGACCCGCAGTGATGCCCAGGGTTCGGACATCTCGCGCCAGGGTGTGCAGCGCGACCTGCTGCCACTGGTCGAGGGCACGGCCGTCACCACCAAGTACGGCGTGGTGCGTACCGACCACATCCTGTTCATCGCGAGCGGGGCGTTCCACCTGAGCAAGCCGAGCGACCTCATTCCCGAGCTGCAGGGGCGCTTTCCGATCCGCGTCGAGCTGCAGTCGCTGTCGATCGCCGACTTCGAGGCGATCCTGATGCAGACGCGTGCCTCGCTGGTCAAGCAGTACCAGGCGCTGCTGGCCACCGAGGGCGTGACGCTCGACTTCACGCCGGAAGGCATCACGCGCCTCGCCGGCATCGCCTTCGAGGTGAACGAGCGCACCGAGAACATCGGCGCGCGCCGGCTGTCGACGGTGATGGAGCGCCTGCTCGACGAGGTGAGCTTCGACGCCGCGCGGCTCGGCGGGCAGGCGATCCACATCGACGCGGCCTATGTGGACCAGCGCCTCGCGGCACTAAGTCACGACGAAGATCTTTCGCGTTTCATCCTCTGA
- a CDS encoding UDP-N-acetylmuramoyl-tripeptide--D-alanyl-D-alanine ligase, producing MSAQVPMMTLGQALAWVPGARLVGDAETPLVRVHTDTRSLQPGDLFVALRGERFDANDFLADARAKGAVAAIAHGGLEAAGLPGLEVPDTLAALGALAAGWRAQFDLPLVAVTGSNGKTTVTQMIATILHAAWGDRSLATVGNFNNEIGLPLTLLRLRAHHQLAVVELGMNHPGEIARLATIARPTIALVNNAQREHQEFMATVEAVARENGSVFAALPETGTAVFPFGDAFTPLWNEIAHEGATRRCLTFGDHPDADIALARAEWRQGAWSIEVRTPLGPLQTTLAIAGHHNVINALAATACALSSGVSIEKIAEGLAAFEPVKGRSKASAIALSAGRTLTLVDDTYNANPDSVRAAIDVLAALPGPRLLVLGDMGEVGNQAEGFHAEVGEWARDRGVEMLFALGEETVHSVAAFADQRVRRQGRHFTDVEALNAAVLEQLPELASVLVKGSRFMRMERVVQAIAAATTTTDNHNDKEAGHAA from the coding sequence ATGAGTGCGCAGGTCCCCATGATGACCCTCGGCCAGGCGCTTGCCTGGGTGCCGGGTGCGCGTCTGGTCGGCGATGCCGAAACACCGCTCGTGCGGGTGCACACCGACACCCGCAGCCTGCAGCCGGGCGACCTGTTCGTGGCGCTGCGTGGCGAGCGTTTCGATGCCAACGACTTCCTGGCCGACGCACGCGCGAAGGGCGCGGTCGCGGCCATCGCGCACGGCGGCCTCGAGGCGGCGGGCCTGCCGGGCCTCGAAGTGCCCGACACGCTGGCGGCGCTCGGCGCACTGGCCGCGGGCTGGCGGGCGCAGTTCGACCTGCCGCTGGTGGCCGTCACCGGCAGCAACGGCAAGACCACGGTCACGCAGATGATCGCGACCATCCTGCATGCCGCGTGGGGCGACCGGTCGCTGGCGACCGTCGGCAACTTCAACAACGAGATCGGCCTGCCGCTCACGCTGCTGCGGCTGCGCGCCCACCACCAGCTGGCGGTGGTCGAGCTCGGCATGAACCACCCCGGCGAGATCGCGCGGCTCGCGACCATCGCACGGCCGACCATCGCACTGGTCAACAACGCCCAGCGCGAGCACCAGGAATTCATGGCGACGGTCGAGGCCGTGGCCCGCGAGAACGGCAGCGTCTTCGCGGCCTTGCCGGAAACCGGCACCGCGGTGTTTCCGTTCGGCGATGCCTTCACGCCGCTGTGGAACGAGATCGCCCATGAAGGCGCGACCCGTCGCTGCCTCACTTTCGGCGACCACCCCGACGCCGACATCGCCCTGGCCCGCGCCGAATGGCGCCAGGGCGCCTGGTCGATCGAGGTGCGCACGCCGCTCGGCCCGCTGCAGACCACGCTGGCCATCGCCGGGCACCACAACGTGATCAACGCGCTGGCGGCCACCGCCTGCGCCCTGTCCAGCGGCGTGTCGATCGAGAAGATCGCCGAGGGCCTGGCGGCCTTCGAGCCGGTCAAGGGCCGCTCGAAGGCAAGCGCCATCGCGCTGTCGGCGGGCCGCACGCTCACGCTGGTCGACGACACCTACAACGCGAATCCCGATTCGGTGCGCGCCGCCATCGACGTGCTCGCCGCCTTGCCCGGTCCGCGCCTGCTGGTGCTGGGCGACATGGGCGAAGTCGGCAACCAGGCCGAGGGCTTCCATGCCGAGGTGGGCGAATGGGCGCGCGACCGCGGCGTCGAAATGCTGTTCGCGCTGGGCGAGGAGACGGTGCACAGCGTGGCCGCCTTCGCCGACCAGCGGGTGCGCCGCCAGGGGCGCCATTTCACCGACGTCGAGGCGCTCAACGCGGCCGTGCTCGAACAGCTGCCCGAACTCGCCAGCGTGCTGGTCAAGGGCTCGCGCTTCATGCGGATGGAACGGGTGGTGCAGGCCATCGCCGCAGCCACCACGACCACCGACAACCATAACGACAAGGAGGCCGGTCATGCTGCATGA
- the hslV gene encoding ATP-dependent protease subunit HslV yields the protein MEQFHGTTIVSVRRKTPGGDQVAIGGDGQVTLGNIVIKGTARKVRRLYHGKVLAGFAGATADAFTLFERFEAKLEKHQGHLTRAAVELTKDWRTDRVLRKLEAMLAVADATTSLIITGNGDVLEPEDGVIAIGSGGAYAQSAAKALIDNTDLSAEQIVRKSLAIAGEICIYTNMNHTVEAL from the coding sequence ATGGAACAGTTTCACGGCACCACCATCGTCAGCGTGCGCCGCAAGACCCCCGGAGGCGACCAGGTCGCCATCGGCGGGGACGGGCAGGTCACACTCGGCAACATCGTCATCAAGGGCACGGCGCGCAAGGTGCGGCGGCTCTATCACGGCAAGGTGCTGGCTGGCTTTGCCGGCGCCACGGCCGACGCCTTCACGCTCTTCGAGCGCTTCGAGGCCAAGCTCGAAAAGCACCAGGGGCACCTGACCCGCGCGGCGGTCGAGCTCACCAAGGACTGGCGCACCGACCGCGTGCTGCGCAAGCTGGAGGCCATGCTGGCCGTGGCCGACGCCACCACCTCGCTCATCATCACCGGCAACGGCGACGTGCTGGAACCGGAAGACGGCGTGATCGCCATCGGCTCGGGCGGCGCCTATGCGCAGTCGGCCGCCAAGGCGTTGATCGACAACACGGACCTCTCTGCCGAGCAGATCGTGCGCAAATCGCTGGCGATCGCCGGAGAAATCTGCATTTACACGAACATGAACCACACGGTGGAAGCGCTCTGA
- the dksA gene encoding RNA polymerase-binding protein DksA gives MAAASSKPTGRSAEPPAPSLPMKKTAAASTSAPATTPVTSIPAAPAPAARGGRVSRLSQLTVPSMAQSVASTAAKSSFTQSAPALVPPPPLAVKKDPKLANNWKTKSAEELTDQEVIAMPDSEYMNEKQMAFFRLKLIELKRGILENAGETTEHLREDTVVVPDPADRATIEEEHALELRTRDRERKLLKKIEQSIQRIDAGDYGYCDETGEPIGVGRLLARPTATLSLEAQQRRELKQKMFGD, from the coding sequence GTGGCTGCCGCGTCGTCCAAACCCACCGGCCGCAGTGCCGAACCACCTGCTCCTTCGCTCCCCATGAAAAAAACGGCTGCCGCCTCCACTTCCGCCCCGGCGACAACTCCCGTCACCTCGATCCCCGCCGCGCCCGCTCCGGCCGCCCGCGGTGGCCGGGTGTCGCGTCTGTCGCAATTGACCGTTCCTTCGATGGCGCAGTCGGTCGCCTCGACGGCGGCCAAGTCCAGCTTCACGCAAAGCGCTCCTGCCCTGGTGCCGCCGCCCCCGCTGGCCGTCAAGAAAGATCCGAAGCTCGCGAACAACTGGAAGACCAAGTCCGCCGAGGAACTGACCGATCAGGAAGTGATCGCCATGCCCGACAGCGAGTACATGAACGAGAAGCAGATGGCCTTCTTTCGCCTGAAGCTGATCGAGCTCAAGCGCGGCATCCTGGAGAACGCCGGCGAAACCACCGAGCATCTGCGTGAAGACACCGTGGTGGTGCCCGACCCGGCCGACCGCGCCACCATCGAGGAAGAGCATGCGCTGGAACTGCGCACGCGCGACCGCGAACGCAAGCTGCTCAAGAAGATCGAGCAGTCGATCCAGCGCATCGACGCCGGCGACTACGGCTACTGCGACGAGACCGGCGAGCCCATCGGCGTCGGCCGCCTGCTGGCGCGTCCGACCGCCACGTTGTCGCTCGAGGCGCAGCAACGCCGCGAACTCAAGCAGAAGATGTTCGGAGACTAG
- a CDS encoding UDP-N-acetylmuramoyl-L-alanyl-D-glutamate--2,6-diaminopimelate ligase — translation MDDLNLRTPNEAAHWLRSCVGGDLHADSRQVGDGDGFIAWPGAATDGRAHVASALAQGASVCLVEREGVEAFGFDERLPIASFAGLKAATGPIAASFYGQPSSQIPLIAVTGTNGKTSTAWWLAEALSKRAGHGPCALIGTLGIGTPPELRYTGLTTPDPVMLQRELRRFVRQGFSACAIEASSIGIAERRLDGCEIRVAVFTNFTQDHLDYHGSMDAYWEAKAELFRWPGLAAAVVNIDDLHGATLVKNLIDRGVGTLDVWTVSAGGAAARLMAQDVRYDAEGLRFDVVEQGTGTQTLSTRLIGQYNVANLLGVIGALRALGMTLAEAVDACRDLQSVPGRMERVALPGQPLAVVDYAHTPDALDKALAGLRPLAAQRGGVLWCVFGCGGDRDATKRPLMAAVAETQADRVVITSDNPRSEKPAAIIGQILLGLSDPDAAQVEPDRARAIAETLAQAAPADVVLIAGKGHEAWQEAGGVRTEFSDRIHALDALQRRSAE, via the coding sequence ATGGACGACCTGAACCTGCGCACCCCCAACGAAGCCGCGCATTGGCTGCGCTCCTGCGTGGGCGGCGACCTGCACGCCGACAGCCGGCAGGTCGGCGACGGCGATGGCTTCATCGCCTGGCCCGGCGCCGCGACCGACGGGCGCGCGCACGTGGCATCCGCACTGGCGCAAGGGGCCTCGGTGTGCCTGGTCGAGCGCGAGGGCGTCGAGGCCTTCGGCTTCGACGAACGCCTGCCGATCGCCAGCTTCGCCGGCCTGAAGGCCGCGACCGGGCCGATCGCCGCGTCGTTCTACGGCCAGCCGTCGAGCCAGATCCCGCTCATCGCCGTGACCGGCACCAACGGCAAGACCTCGACCGCCTGGTGGCTGGCGGAAGCACTGTCCAAACGTGCCGGCCATGGCCCCTGCGCGCTGATCGGCACGCTCGGCATCGGCACGCCGCCCGAACTGCGCTACACCGGCCTCACCACGCCCGACCCCGTGATGCTGCAGCGCGAGCTGCGCCGCTTCGTCCGGCAGGGCTTCAGCGCCTGCGCCATCGAGGCCTCGTCGATCGGCATCGCCGAGCGGCGGCTCGACGGTTGCGAGATCCGTGTCGCGGTCTTCACCAACTTCACGCAGGACCACCTCGACTACCACGGCAGCATGGACGCCTACTGGGAGGCGAAGGCCGAGCTGTTCCGCTGGCCCGGCCTCGCCGCCGCGGTGGTCAACATCGACGACCTGCATGGCGCGACCCTGGTCAAGAACCTGATCGATCGTGGCGTCGGCACGCTCGACGTCTGGACCGTGTCGGCCGGCGGCGCCGCCGCGCGCCTGATGGCGCAGGACGTCCGCTATGACGCCGAGGGCCTGCGCTTCGACGTGGTCGAGCAGGGCACCGGCACGCAGACGCTGTCGACCCGGCTCATCGGCCAGTACAACGTGGCCAACCTGCTCGGCGTGATCGGCGCGTTGCGCGCCCTCGGGATGACCTTGGCCGAGGCCGTCGACGCCTGCCGTGACCTGCAGAGCGTGCCGGGCCGCATGGAGCGCGTCGCGCTGCCGGGCCAGCCGCTGGCGGTGGTCGACTACGCCCACACGCCCGACGCGCTCGACAAGGCGCTGGCCGGTCTGCGCCCGCTGGCCGCACAGCGCGGCGGCGTGCTGTGGTGCGTGTTCGGCTGCGGTGGCGACCGCGACGCGACCAAGCGCCCGCTGATGGCCGCCGTCGCCGAGACGCAGGCCGATCGCGTGGTGATCACCAGCGACAACCCCCGCAGCGAGAAGCCGGCCGCGATCATCGGCCAGATCCTGCTGGGGCTGTCGGACCCCGATGCCGCGCAGGTCGAGCCCGACCGTGCCCGCGCCATCGCCGAGACGCTGGCCCAGGCGGCACCCGCCGACGTGGTGCTGATCGCCGGCAAGGGCCACGAGGCCTGGCAGGAAGCCGGCGGCGTGCGCACCGAATTTTCAGATCGAATTCACGCGCTCGACGCGTTGCAACGCAGGAGTGCTGAATGA
- the ftsL gene encoding cell division protein FtsL, which translates to MTRLNVLLLIAVMATAMFLVHTQYRSRLLYTELDRANTEARRLEVDGDRLQVEKRAQATPLRVEKLAKEQLKMRTTTPAITQYVRPDGTVIPPIPAPAASAPARPASTNPSRRTG; encoded by the coding sequence ATGACGCGCCTGAACGTCCTGCTGCTGATCGCCGTGATGGCCACGGCGATGTTCCTCGTGCACACGCAGTACCGCTCGCGCCTGCTCTACACCGAGCTCGACCGCGCCAACACCGAGGCGCGCCGGCTCGAGGTCGATGGCGACCGCCTGCAGGTCGAGAAACGCGCCCAGGCCACGCCGCTGCGGGTCGAGAAGCTGGCCAAGGAACAGTTGAAGATGCGCACCACCACACCGGCCATCACGCAGTACGTGCGGCCGGACGGCACCGTGATTCCGCCGATCCCGGCGCCGGCGGCTTCCGCCCCGGCCAGGCCGGCCTCGACCAACCCATCCCGGAGGACCGGTTGA
- a CDS encoding peptidoglycan D,D-transpeptidase FtsI family protein translates to MVRRSRSVQYTTSPLLASKTPVWRSKFIVAAIAMGFVVLAARAAYVQVIDNEFFQRQGEVRFARTLELPANRGRILDRNGLLLASSVVAPSIWAIPEDIERNDPDVKTKLKQVAKLLGMAQKDFDKKLEDEDKTFVWIQRQVDAPIAKQIADLNIKGIYQRKEYKRQYPEGEAAAHVVGFTNVEDHGQEGIELAFDKDLAGKAGSRRVIKDRLGRVVEGVGETVPPVDGKDIQLSVDSKVQFFAYQKLRDAVIARRAKAGSVVVLDSTTGEILALANYPSYVPDKRQNLTGEQLRNRALTDTFEPGSTMKPITVAMALEAGRVKPLTLIETGPGRFQIGGFTISDTHNYGTLTVEGVIQKSSNVGALKIAQKMTPHEMWDTYTALGYGQKPQVQFPGAVTGRLRPWKNWKPVEQATMAYGYGLSASLFQMAHSYTAFAHDGSIIPVTMLKSSDAAVGVRVFSAENAHAVRKMLQMAAGPGGTGQLAQTVGYSVGGKSGTAHKQVGKGYASNKYRAWFTGMAPIEKPRIIVGVMIDEPSDGQYFGGIAAAPVFSEVVQQTLRMMNVAPDLAVKPLVITQGVDESF, encoded by the coding sequence ATGGTCCGCCGCAGCCGCAGCGTGCAGTACACGACCAGCCCCTTGCTCGCGAGCAAGACGCCGGTCTGGCGCAGCAAGTTCATCGTCGCCGCGATCGCGATGGGTTTCGTGGTGCTGGCCGCCCGCGCGGCCTACGTGCAGGTGATCGACAACGAGTTCTTCCAGCGCCAGGGCGAGGTGCGCTTCGCGCGCACGCTGGAGCTGCCGGCCAACCGCGGCCGCATCCTCGACCGCAATGGCCTGCTGCTGGCGTCGAGCGTGGTGGCGCCCAGCATCTGGGCCATTCCCGAAGACATCGAGCGCAACGACCCGGATGTGAAGACCAAGCTCAAGCAGGTGGCCAAACTGCTGGGCATGGCGCAGAAGGACTTCGACAAGAAGCTCGAGGACGAGGACAAGACCTTCGTCTGGATTCAGCGCCAGGTCGACGCCCCCATCGCCAAACAGATCGCCGACCTGAACATCAAGGGCATCTACCAGCGCAAGGAATACAAGCGCCAGTACCCCGAGGGCGAGGCGGCCGCGCACGTGGTCGGCTTCACCAACGTGGAAGACCACGGCCAGGAAGGCATCGAGCTCGCCTTCGACAAGGACCTGGCCGGCAAGGCCGGCTCGCGCCGCGTCATCAAGGACCGCCTGGGCCGCGTGGTCGAGGGCGTCGGCGAGACGGTGCCGCCGGTCGACGGCAAGGACATCCAGCTGTCGGTCGACAGCAAGGTGCAGTTCTTCGCCTACCAGAAGCTGCGCGACGCGGTGATCGCACGCCGTGCCAAGGCCGGCAGTGTGGTGGTGCTCGACAGCACGACCGGCGAGATCCTCGCGCTCGCGAACTACCCGAGCTACGTGCCCGACAAGCGCCAGAACCTCACCGGCGAGCAGTTGCGCAACCGCGCGCTCACCGACACCTTCGAGCCCGGCTCGACGATGAAGCCGATCACCGTGGCGATGGCGCTCGAGGCCGGCCGCGTGAAGCCCTTGACATTGATCGAAACCGGCCCCGGTCGCTTCCAGATCGGCGGCTTCACCATCAGCGACACGCACAACTACGGCACGCTGACGGTCGAGGGCGTGATCCAGAAGTCGAGCAACGTCGGCGCGCTCAAGATCGCCCAGAAGATGACGCCCCACGAGATGTGGGACACCTACACCGCGCTCGGCTACGGCCAGAAGCCGCAGGTGCAGTTCCCCGGCGCCGTCACCGGCCGGCTGCGCCCGTGGAAGAACTGGAAGCCGGTCGAGCAGGCCACCATGGCCTACGGCTACGGCCTGTCGGCCTCGCTGTTTCAAATGGCGCATTCGTACACAGCCTTCGCGCACGACGGCAGCATCATCCCGGTGACGATGCTCAAGAGTTCCGACGCGGCGGTGGGTGTGCGCGTGTTCTCCGCCGAGAACGCCCATGCGGTCCGCAAGATGCTGCAGATGGCCGCCGGCCCCGGCGGCACCGGCCAGCTCGCGCAGACCGTGGGCTACTCGGTGGGCGGCAAGTCCGGCACGGCGCACAAGCAGGTCGGCAAGGGCTACGCCAGCAACAAGTACCGCGCCTGGTTCACCGGCATGGCGCCGATCGAGAAGCCGCGCATCATCGTCGGCGTGATGATCGACGAGCCGAGCGACGGCCAGTACTTCGGCGGCATCGCCGCGGCACCCGTCTTCAGCGAAGTCGTGCAGCAGACGCTGCGCATGATGAACGTGGCGCCCGACCTCGCGGTCAAACCGCTGGTCATCACGCAAGGCGTGGACGAGAGTTTCTGA
- the rsmH gene encoding 16S rRNA (cytosine(1402)-N(4))-methyltransferase RsmH → MNTSWTHTTVLLHEAVDALLADRPQPLVGTYVDATFGRGGHSRLLLDRLAPEARLIAFDKDAEAVAEAARITDARFSIRHQGFKDLGELPPGSVAGLLMDLGISSPQIDNPARGFSFRFDGPLDMRMDTTRGESVAEWLATAEIQQIAEVIRDYGEERFAVQIAKAIDARRQERGPISTTTELAELVAGAVKTREQGQNPATRTFQALRIFINAELEELQQALDASLAVLQPGGRLAVIAFHSLEDRIVKQFIATHSKEVYDRRAPFAAPKVMKLRALGRIRPSEAEVAGNPRARSAILRVAERTDA, encoded by the coding sequence TTGAACACGTCCTGGACCCACACCACGGTGCTGCTGCACGAAGCGGTCGATGCGCTGCTCGCCGACCGGCCGCAGCCGCTCGTCGGCACCTACGTCGACGCGACCTTCGGGCGCGGTGGCCACAGCCGGTTGCTGCTCGATAGGCTGGCGCCGGAGGCCCGCCTCATCGCGTTCGACAAGGACGCGGAAGCGGTGGCCGAAGCAGCGCGCATCACCGATGCGCGTTTTTCCATCCGGCACCAGGGCTTCAAGGATCTGGGGGAGCTGCCGCCGGGCAGTGTCGCCGGGCTCCTGATGGACCTCGGCATCAGCTCCCCGCAGATCGACAACCCCGCACGGGGTTTTTCTTTTCGTTTCGACGGCCCGCTCGACATGCGCATGGACACCACGCGCGGCGAGAGCGTGGCCGAGTGGCTGGCAACGGCCGAAATTCAGCAGATTGCAGAGGTGATCCGTGACTATGGCGAAGAACGGTTTGCTGTTCAGATTGCAAAGGCGATTGATGCTCGCCGACAAGAACGGGGCCCAATTTCAACCACCACCGAGCTGGCCGAGCTCGTGGCTGGCGCGGTCAAAACCCGCGAGCAGGGCCAGAACCCTGCAACGCGCACATTTCAGGCTCTTCGGATTTTCATCAACGCCGAGCTTGAAGAGCTGCAACAGGCGCTAGACGCCAGCCTCGCGGTGCTGCAGCCGGGCGGCCGGCTGGCGGTGATCGCCTTCCATTCGCTCGAGGACCGGATCGTCAAGCAGTTCATCGCGACGCACTCGAAGGAGGTCTACGACCGCCGTGCGCCCTTCGCCGCGCCGAAGGTGATGAAGCTGCGCGCCCTGGGCCGCATCCGCCCGTCCGAGGCCGAGGTGGCCGGCAACCCGCGCGCCCGCAGCGCGATCCTGCGCGTGGCCGAGAGGACCGACGCATGA
- the mraZ gene encoding division/cell wall cluster transcriptional repressor MraZ, with protein MFQGASSLSLDAKGRLSVPTRHRDVLAATAGGQLTITRHPHGCLMIFPRPAWEQFRERIAAMPLKDQWLKRLFLGNAMDVDMDGTGRILVSPELRAAANIARDTLLLGMGSHFELWDKATHDAKEAEAIQAGLQSEALQDLAF; from the coding sequence GTGTTTCAAGGCGCTTCATCGCTGAGTCTGGATGCGAAGGGTCGGCTGTCCGTGCCGACCCGGCATCGTGACGTGCTGGCCGCGACGGCCGGCGGTCAACTCACGATCACGCGCCATCCCCACGGCTGCCTGATGATTTTCCCGCGTCCCGCGTGGGAACAGTTCCGCGAACGCATCGCCGCGATGCCGTTGAAGGACCAGTGGCTCAAGCGCCTGTTCCTCGGCAATGCGATGGACGTCGACATGGACGGCACCGGCCGCATCCTGGTGTCGCCGGAACTGCGTGCCGCCGCGAACATCGCGCGCGACACGCTGCTGCTCGGCATGGGCAGCCACTTCGAGCTCTGGGACAAGGCCACGCACGACGCCAAGGAAGCCGAAGCGATCCAGGCCGGCCTGCAGTCCGAAGCGCTCCAGGACCTCGCCTTTTGA